One Bacillus solimangrovi DNA segment encodes these proteins:
- a CDS encoding NAD(P)/FAD-dependent oxidoreductase, which produces MKTIVILGGGYAGINLINNLKKELKNELGSSVKIILIDKNSYHYRKLLLVKTITEDVDKLKIAIPFQDYLSEGIEFIQGEIVSLNRSAREVNVRVEDNQIANVPYDYLAITLGSIVKEYDEIIGGETLRDEASAHKIRNELIDFLDRTKKQSEDSIQNNDLKVAVVGGGISGIETACELGVWLQGQSRVYGIDPDAVEVLLFDSKSRVLHQAPEHISSKLEKKMESLGVTFISNTRVKQYRDGRIICDNGKMYEVGSCIITNGVEVSPVIKQLNLPLSNHNQLIVNECYEITGIPNVYAIGDCAQIIDTTTNECDGMTCKEAIPQSLRLAKIIKNRLNNHSKQIIHKGLPYKLFFISLGPNDGFVWAQKWGMNFTLSGQIGLRLRKFTWDLASLVKER; this is translated from the coding sequence ATGAAGACAATTGTTATTTTAGGCGGCGGTTATGCTGGGATTAATTTAATCAACAATTTAAAGAAAGAGCTTAAAAATGAATTAGGTTCATCTGTAAAAATTATTTTAATAGATAAAAATTCTTATCATTATCGAAAGTTACTGTTAGTGAAAACAATTACAGAGGATGTCGATAAGTTAAAAATAGCTATTCCATTTCAGGATTATCTTTCAGAAGGAATTGAGTTCATTCAAGGAGAAATTGTAAGCTTAAATAGGAGTGCAAGAGAAGTAAATGTTAGGGTAGAAGATAATCAGATCGCCAATGTTCCTTATGATTATTTAGCTATTACACTTGGAAGTATTGTAAAGGAGTATGACGAAATTATTGGAGGAGAAACACTCAGAGATGAAGCAAGTGCACATAAAATAAGAAACGAATTAATAGATTTTTTGGATAGAACAAAAAAACAATCTGAGGATAGCATACAAAATAACGACTTGAAAGTTGCAGTTGTTGGTGGAGGTATTTCTGGAATTGAAACTGCTTGTGAATTGGGTGTTTGGTTACAAGGACAGTCTCGGGTATATGGAATTGATCCTGATGCCGTAGAAGTTCTTCTGTTTGATTCTAAGTCACGTGTTTTACATCAAGCACCTGAGCACATTAGTAGTAAATTAGAAAAAAAGATGGAAAGCTTAGGTGTAACGTTTATTTCAAACACGAGAGTAAAGCAATATAGAGATGGACGAATAATCTGTGATAATGGGAAGATGTATGAAGTGGGAAGTTGTATCATTACGAACGGGGTAGAAGTCAGTCCAGTAATAAAACAATTGAATCTCCCACTTTCTAATCATAATCAATTAATTGTTAACGAATGTTATGAAATAACGGGGATTCCGAATGTTTATGCAATTGGAGACTGTGCTCAAATCATTGATACAACAACAAATGAATGTGATGGAATGACTTGTAAGGAAGCAATACCTCAATCTCTAAGACTAGCAAAGATCATCAAGAATAGGTTGAATAATCATTCCAAGCAAATTATTCATAAAGGTTTACCTTATAAGTTATTTTTTATTAGCTTAGGACCAAATGACGGTTTTGTGTGGGCTCAAAAATGGGGGATGAATTTTACTTTATCAGGTCAAATTGGATTAAGGCTCCGCAAATTCACATGGGATCTGGCGAGTTTAGTAAAGGAAAGGTGA
- the rnz gene encoding ribonuclease Z has product MDFLFLGTGAGIPAKERNVSSIALNMNQERGSVWLFDCGEATQHQILHTSIRPRRIEHIFITHLHGDHIFGLPGLLGSRSFQGGTSPLTIFGPEGLATFVETALSVSQTHLKYPLQIIEGKEGIVFEDKLFSVEMQKLSHGIPSYGYRVVEKDKRGELLVEKLRDRGVHPGPIYQQLKEGQTVKLDSGEILNGNDYLGPAKAGKKIAVLGDTRPCEASLSLAQDVDVLVHEATFADADREIAHQYFHSTATQAAEIAKKANVKKLILTHISSRYQIKGAQQLKEEAESIFPHTDVAEDFSKYNI; this is encoded by the coding sequence TTGGATTTTTTATTTTTAGGAACAGGTGCAGGAATTCCTGCAAAGGAGCGGAACGTATCATCAATTGCACTCAACATGAACCAAGAGCGCGGATCTGTCTGGCTGTTTGATTGTGGTGAAGCAACACAACATCAAATTTTACATACATCAATACGTCCACGACGAATTGAGCATATTTTTATTACACATCTTCATGGTGATCACATTTTTGGATTACCAGGTTTGCTCGGGAGCCGTTCGTTTCAAGGTGGAACGTCACCTTTAACCATTTTTGGACCAGAAGGGTTAGCTACATTCGTTGAAACAGCACTCTCTGTTAGTCAAACACATTTGAAGTATCCACTTCAGATTATTGAAGGAAAAGAAGGAATCGTTTTTGAAGACAAACTGTTTTCGGTTGAAATGCAGAAGCTATCACATGGCATACCTAGTTATGGGTATCGAGTTGTCGAAAAGGATAAACGTGGTGAATTACTTGTTGAGAAATTAAGAGATAGAGGTGTGCATCCAGGACCGATCTATCAGCAATTAAAAGAAGGTCAAACAGTTAAGCTAGATAGTGGAGAAATATTGAATGGAAACGATTATCTAGGTCCAGCAAAAGCTGGTAAAAAAATTGCTGTGTTAGGAGATACTCGTCCATGTGAAGCGTCACTATCGTTGGCACAGGATGTAGATGTGCTAGTTCACGAGGCTACATTCGCTGATGCAGATAGAGAAATTGCACATCAATATTTCCATTCTACTGCTACACAAGCAGCTGAAATAGCGAAAAAGGCGAATGTTAAGAAACTTATACTTACACATATAAGCTCACGATATCAAATTAAAGGAGCTCAACAGTTGAAAGAAGAAGCAGAGTCTATTTTTCCACATACGGACGTTGCAGAAGATTTTTCAAAATATAATATTTAA
- the sigJ gene encoding RNA polymerase sigma factor SigJ, translated as MESSLVQQLFIDYKSLLHSLAYKMTGSVSDAEDIVQDVFTQLKTYELQHQQNTKAFLCKLVTNRCLDLLKSSRKKKELYVGTWLPEPLVSNHDPMNEVIVEEEISIALLILFESLNPVERAVFVLREVLEYDYKTIADIVQKSESNCRKILSRIKKELPNLEHELVMPPPKEHEETVLTFISAFQKGDVTQLINNLHENVIYYADGGGKKAAALRPIVGRESVVLVFGSLSKILANDSYQIYFSKVNGQTGLTIIDPDGSKSVVAFQVEEDKIKNIYYCANPDKVNHLQ; from the coding sequence ATGGAAAGTTCTTTAGTTCAGCAATTATTCATTGATTACAAATCGCTTCTTCATTCTCTTGCTTATAAAATGACAGGGAGTGTTAGCGATGCTGAAGATATAGTCCAAGATGTATTCACTCAACTAAAAACGTATGAATTACAGCATCAACAAAATACAAAAGCATTTCTATGCAAATTAGTTACGAACCGCTGTCTAGATTTACTCAAATCATCAAGGAAAAAGAAAGAGCTGTATGTTGGAACGTGGTTACCTGAGCCGCTCGTCTCAAATCATGACCCAATGAATGAAGTGATAGTAGAAGAAGAAATCTCTATTGCACTTCTCATCCTATTTGAATCCTTAAATCCTGTAGAAAGAGCCGTTTTTGTTCTTAGAGAAGTGCTAGAATATGACTATAAGACGATTGCTGATATCGTCCAAAAATCTGAAAGTAACTGTCGGAAAATTTTGAGTAGAATAAAAAAAGAGCTCCCCAACTTAGAGCATGAATTAGTAATGCCACCTCCGAAAGAGCATGAAGAAACAGTCTTGACATTTATTTCAGCATTTCAAAAGGGAGATGTAACTCAGCTTATCAATAATCTTCATGAAAACGTTATTTATTATGCAGATGGTGGAGGTAAAAAGGCTGCAGCATTACGACCAATTGTTGGAAGAGAGAGTGTTGTTTTAGTATTTGGTTCTCTTTCTAAAATACTTGCGAATGATAGCTATCAAATTTATTTTAGTAAAGTGAATGGTCAGACTGGTCTAACGATAATTGATCCAGATGGTTCTAAGTCAGTAGTAGCTTTTCAAGTTGAAGAAGATAAAATTAAAAATATTTACTATTGTGCTAACCCAGATAAAGTAAATCACCTGCAATAG
- a CDS encoding aldehyde dehydrogenase yields the protein MDQVASEVEEIIEKQKSYYYSQKTKPVSFRLKQLQALKDGIKKYETDVNDALKKDLNKSEFEAYSTELGIVYEEISFSIKNLKKWVKPKKVKTALTHVGSKGYIMPEPYGVTLIIAPWNYPFQLALSPLVGAIAAGNTAVLKPSELTPTVSAVITRIISEVFPSEYIEVIEGGVETSQTLLEQPFDYIFFTGSVPVGKIVMEAASKQLIPLTLELGGKSPCIVHHDANIKLAAKRIVFGKYTNAGQTCIAPDYLLVHENVKEALVEEMKQVVAEFYGSEPIKDDKYGKIVNEPHFDRVASYLNDGQIVFGGKTDRDTLKIEPTFIEGASWDSPVMQDEIFGPIFPMFTYSDLSEVIEKVNNRPKPLALYLFTQSDEVERLINSSISYGGGTVNDTLMHIATPYLPFGGVGESGMGSYHGEGSFHAFSHMKSVLKQTTRFDMSFRYPSAKNGLAMVKRFFN from the coding sequence ATGGATCAAGTAGCTTCAGAAGTGGAAGAAATTATTGAAAAGCAAAAAAGCTATTATTATAGCCAAAAAACTAAACCTGTTTCATTCCGTTTAAAACAACTACAAGCGTTAAAAGATGGAATAAAAAAATATGAGACAGATGTAAATGATGCTTTGAAGAAGGATTTGAATAAATCTGAGTTCGAGGCGTATAGTACAGAACTTGGTATTGTATATGAGGAAATTAGTTTTTCAATTAAAAATCTGAAAAAATGGGTGAAACCGAAAAAAGTAAAAACGGCTCTAACACATGTGGGGTCAAAAGGATATATCATGCCTGAACCGTATGGAGTAACGTTAATCATCGCTCCGTGGAATTATCCTTTTCAACTGGCGTTATCTCCGTTAGTAGGGGCAATTGCAGCGGGAAATACTGCTGTATTAAAACCATCTGAGTTAACACCTACAGTTTCTGCAGTGATTACTCGCATCATAAGTGAAGTATTTCCTTCTGAGTACATTGAGGTCATTGAAGGCGGAGTGGAAACAAGCCAAACATTATTAGAACAACCATTTGATTATATATTCTTTACAGGTAGTGTACCAGTTGGCAAGATTGTAATGGAAGCAGCTTCGAAACAACTTATTCCATTAACGCTTGAACTAGGTGGAAAGAGCCCATGCATTGTTCATCATGATGCAAATATTAAACTTGCAGCAAAACGAATTGTGTTTGGAAAATACACGAATGCTGGTCAGACGTGTATTGCTCCTGATTATTTGTTAGTTCATGAAAATGTTAAAGAGGCACTGGTTGAAGAAATGAAGCAAGTAGTTGCTGAATTTTATGGATCAGAACCAATTAAAGATGACAAATATGGGAAAATTGTGAATGAACCTCATTTTGATCGAGTAGCATCATATTTGAATGACGGACAAATTGTTTTCGGTGGTAAAACAGATAGAGACACTTTAAAAATTGAACCTACCTTCATCGAAGGAGCGAGTTGGGACTCACCTGTTATGCAGGATGAAATCTTCGGCCCTATTTTTCCAATGTTCACATATTCCGACCTTTCCGAAGTGATTGAGAAAGTGAATAACCGTCCTAAACCGCTCGCTTTATATTTATTTACACAAAGTGATGAAGTTGAGAGATTAATAAACTCTTCAATTTCATATGGTGGAGGTACTGTGAACGATACGTTAATGCATATTGCAACACCGTATTTACCGTTTGGTGGTGTTGGAGAGAGTGGTATGGGTAGTTATCATGGAGAAGGAAGCTTCCACGCATTTTCACATATGAAAAGTGTCTTAAAGCAAACGACTCGCTTTGATATGAGCTTCCGTTATCCATCTGCAAAGAATGGTCTTGCAATGGTGAAACGTTTCTTTAATTAA
- a CDS encoding class I SAM-dependent methyltransferase — MNELEYQNFYDKVGEINGWDFSQLKCTSEGVKWDFYEEVLKRCQRSDVFLDIGTGGGENILGISSSVHSLVGIDLSKGMMKTAQANLEKSGVSNVRFYQMSADHLQFPVDFFDVVSCNHSPFSSTEVSKVLKEGGTFLTQQVSEADKLNLKRAFGRGQSFKVVDGTLKARYVQQLSDAGFSNIQTFEYDAVNYYQTPEDIIFLLTHTPIIPNFGEDKQDLELLKRFIEQNNTKKGIRTNSKRFMIIAKK; from the coding sequence ATGAATGAATTAGAATATCAAAATTTTTATGATAAAGTTGGAGAAATAAATGGTTGGGATTTCAGTCAATTGAAATGTACTTCAGAAGGGGTTAAATGGGACTTTTACGAAGAAGTATTGAAAAGGTGTCAGCGTTCAGATGTATTTCTTGATATTGGTACAGGTGGAGGGGAAAATATATTGGGAATTTCCTCATCAGTACATTCTCTCGTTGGAATAGATCTTTCTAAAGGAATGATGAAAACGGCTCAGGCTAACTTAGAAAAGTCTGGTGTATCGAATGTTCGTTTTTATCAAATGTCTGCTGATCATTTACAATTTCCTGTTGATTTTTTTGATGTAGTTTCTTGTAACCATTCTCCTTTTAGTTCAACTGAAGTTTCAAAGGTATTAAAGGAAGGTGGAACCTTTTTAACTCAACAAGTCAGTGAAGCTGATAAACTAAATTTAAAAAGAGCATTTGGTCGTGGACAATCCTTTAAAGTAGTGGATGGAACATTGAAGGCACGATATGTTCAACAATTATCAGATGCAGGTTTTTCTAACATACAAACATTTGAATATGATGCGGTAAATTATTATCAAACGCCTGAAGACATCATATTTTTGTTAACACATACTCCTATCATACCTAATTTTGGGGAAGATAAGCAGGACTTAGAATTATTGAAAAGATTCATCGAACAGAACAATACGAAGAAAGGGATTCGTACGAATTCCAAACGGTTTATGATCATTGCTAAAAAGTAA
- a CDS encoding thiamine pyrophosphate-dependent enzyme, which produces MAILEDNVSAVTNAEQQVTFESGNEMAALAAAQINYHLMGYFPITPSTEIAQLLDQMKARGEHDITLIAADGEHGSAGICYGASAAGARVFNATSANGFMYMLEQLPVQSGTRFPMVMNLVTRAISGPLDIRGDHSDLYYGLNTGWVILTAQTPQAVYDMNIMALKIAEHSDVRLPVIVAYDGFFTSHQKRKVQYFSDRSTVQKFVGERPEGYANALDFENPVTIGAHMDGNDLINNNFQQSEALYQAGSVFKEVAKEYALLSGREYPMLDLYKMEDAEVALFLLNSAAESAKDAVDTLRAQGVKAGIVSPNMIRPFPSEAIRNALKNVKALLVAERADSYGGNGPNLTHEVKSALQEDKDNETIVLSRVFGIGGKDFFAEDALHFFNLAIETAENGYAKKSFDYYGHTVGKEENRLQQAIEPLHGDAYKTGLIKVTPDEETGKLKVRIPPLRQLTTKPKRLASGHGACPGCGIFPALELFFKGIEGDAVILFQTGCAYVVTTSYPYSSHKQPTIHNLFQNGPATLSGTLEAFHEMKRRGEIDVADDVTFVMITGDGGMDIGMGSAIGTAMRNHKMILLEYDNEGYMNTGSQMSYSTPLGHMTSTTGVGKTQQGKAFHHKDTAQIMASTNIPYVFTGSEAFPQDLVKKAAKAQWYAQNEGLVYGKILITCPLNWKSEDRYGTKIMENAVNSCFFPLYEVERGETMITHDPDAKKKRIPLSEWLTYMGKAKHLLKEQNADMLKSFENEVERRWLQLKAKHENPYL; this is translated from the coding sequence AACATGATATTACGTTAATTGCAGCAGACGGTGAACATGGTTCAGCTGGGATTTGTTATGGTGCTTCGGCCGCAGGGGCACGTGTATTCAACGCAACAAGTGCAAATGGTTTTATGTATATGCTTGAACAACTGCCTGTTCAATCTGGTACTCGATTCCCAATGGTAATGAACCTTGTCACTCGTGCAATTAGTGGTCCTCTTGATATTCGCGGTGATCATTCTGACCTCTATTATGGATTGAATACAGGTTGGGTTATCTTGACAGCTCAAACACCACAAGCTGTCTATGACATGAACATTATGGCACTAAAAATTGCCGAACACTCTGATGTGCGTCTTCCCGTTATCGTAGCATATGATGGTTTCTTCACATCACATCAAAAACGTAAAGTTCAATATTTCTCTGATCGTTCCACTGTGCAAAAATTTGTCGGTGAACGACCAGAAGGATATGCAAATGCATTAGATTTTGAGAATCCAGTCACAATCGGGGCACATATGGATGGCAACGACTTAATTAATAACAACTTCCAGCAATCAGAAGCATTATATCAAGCAGGATCTGTTTTCAAAGAAGTAGCTAAGGAATATGCTCTTCTGTCTGGACGTGAATACCCTATGCTTGATTTATATAAAATGGAAGATGCTGAAGTTGCATTATTTCTACTGAATTCGGCTGCCGAATCAGCGAAAGATGCGGTTGATACTCTACGTGCACAAGGGGTTAAAGCAGGTATCGTAAGCCCTAATATGATTCGACCTTTCCCTTCTGAAGCAATTCGCAATGCTCTAAAAAATGTTAAAGCATTATTAGTTGCAGAACGTGCTGATTCGTATGGTGGAAACGGTCCAAACTTAACACATGAAGTAAAATCTGCTTTACAAGAGGATAAAGATAACGAAACAATCGTCTTAAGTCGTGTCTTCGGGATCGGAGGAAAAGATTTCTTTGCTGAAGATGCTTTACATTTCTTCAACCTTGCAATTGAAACGGCTGAAAATGGCTATGCTAAAAAGTCATTTGACTACTACGGTCACACTGTTGGTAAAGAAGAAAATCGACTTCAACAAGCGATTGAACCACTTCACGGTGATGCATATAAAACAGGACTAATTAAAGTTACTCCTGATGAAGAAACAGGTAAGTTAAAAGTACGTATTCCTCCTCTTCGTCAGTTAACTACGAAACCGAAACGACTCGCTTCTGGACATGGAGCTTGCCCAGGGTGTGGAATTTTCCCTGCGTTAGAATTATTTTTCAAAGGGATTGAAGGTGATGCAGTCATCTTGTTCCAAACGGGTTGTGCGTATGTTGTAACGACTTCTTATCCGTACAGCTCACATAAACAACCGACCATCCATAACTTATTCCAAAATGGACCTGCTACACTTTCAGGCACACTAGAGGCATTCCATGAAATGAAACGTCGTGGTGAAATTGATGTAGCTGATGATGTAACATTTGTGATGATTACTGGTGATGGCGGTATGGATATCGGAATGGGTTCTGCGATCGGAACAGCAATGCGCAACCATAAAATGATCTTACTTGAGTATGATAACGAAGGATATATGAATACAGGTTCGCAAATGTCTTATTCTACACCGCTCGGTCATATGACAAGTACAACAGGTGTTGGAAAAACTCAACAAGGGAAAGCCTTTCACCATAAAGATACAGCCCAAATTATGGCATCAACAAATATTCCATATGTATTTACTGGCTCTGAAGCCTTTCCACAAGACTTAGTAAAAAAGGCTGCAAAAGCACAATGGTATGCACAAAATGAAGGACTCGTTTATGGAAAAATATTAATTACGTGTCCACTTAACTGGAAGTCTGAGGACCGCTACGGAACAAAAATTATGGAAAATGCCGTTAACTCTTGTTTCTTCCCACTATATGAAGTTGAGCGTGGCGAAACAATGATTACACATGACCCTGATGCAAAGAAAAAACGTATTCCATTAAGCGAATGGCTTACTTATATGGGAAAAGCCAAACACTTATTAAAAGAACAAAATGCAGACATGTTGAAGAGTTTTGAAAACGAAGTTGAAAGACGATGGTTACAACTAAAAGCAAAACACGAGAATCCATATTTGTAA